Proteins from one Paracoccus aminovorans genomic window:
- a CDS encoding FAD-dependent oxidoreductase codes for MRMDCDLLVIGSGAAGLSAAVTAAHHGLDVVLAEKEPVLGGTTAWSGGWIFAPRTHLARAAGIDEDPDAPRRYLRAVLGPNFDPALVEAFLTYAPRMAAFFDRRTALQFQPGLHIPDTYGHQPGAGTGGRSLIAAPYDGRRMGPLIGLLRPPLRETSFLGMTIQAGPDLRAFLTATRSARSLLHVTRRLGRHVWDLARHRRGMQLRNGQALVARLLVSAQAAGVRIMAETPALRLLQAEGGVAGAVLATPGGEMAVHARRGVVLATGGFSHDRDRVRRLFPAAGHHRTLAVPSARGDGLRMGEEAGGVQALDLASPGAWCPVSRVTWPDGTDGTFPHIIDRGKPGLIAVLADGRRFCNEGLGYHDFVSALLAATPPGRAPEAWLICDHRFLRRFGLGIVRPAPVPIRPWLTSGYLRRGDTPEALAAACGIDPHGLAETLRRWNRDAAEGRDPDFGRGTTAYMRLQGDPEQRPNPCVAPILRAPFYAVQVGPGSFGTFAGLRTDAAARVLDRAGRPIAGLYAAGTDMASVMGGHYPAGGINLGPALTFGHIAALHAADALDKELP; via the coding sequence ATGAGGATGGATTGCGACCTGCTGGTGATCGGCTCGGGCGCGGCCGGGCTTTCGGCGGCGGTCACGGCGGCGCATCACGGCCTGGATGTGGTGCTGGCCGAGAAGGAGCCGGTCCTGGGCGGCACCACCGCCTGGTCCGGCGGCTGGATCTTTGCCCCGCGCACGCATCTGGCCCGCGCCGCCGGCATCGACGAGGACCCGGACGCGCCGCGCCGCTATCTGCGCGCGGTGCTGGGACCGAACTTCGACCCGGCACTGGTCGAGGCCTTTCTGACCTATGCCCCCCGCATGGCCGCCTTCTTCGACCGCCGGACCGCGTTGCAGTTCCAGCCCGGCCTGCACATTCCCGACACCTATGGCCACCAGCCGGGCGCGGGCACGGGCGGCCGCTCGCTGATCGCCGCGCCCTACGACGGGCGGCGGATGGGGCCGCTGATCGGCCTGCTGCGGCCGCCGCTGCGCGAGACGAGCTTCCTGGGCATGACCATCCAGGCCGGCCCGGACCTGCGCGCCTTCCTGACGGCGACGCGCTCGGCCCGGTCGCTGCTGCATGTGACGCGGCGGCTTGGCCGGCACGTCTGGGACCTGGCGCGCCATCGACGCGGCATGCAACTGCGCAACGGCCAGGCGCTGGTCGCCCGGCTGCTGGTCTCGGCCCAGGCGGCGGGGGTGCGGATCATGGCCGAGACCCCGGCGCTGCGCCTGCTGCAAGCCGAAGGCGGCGTCGCCGGCGCGGTGCTGGCGACGCCCGGGGGCGAAATGGCGGTCCACGCCCGGCGCGGAGTCGTGCTGGCCACGGGCGGCTTTTCCCATGACCGCGACCGGGTCCGGCGGCTTTTCCCGGCGGCCGGGCATCATCGCACGCTGGCCGTGCCCTCGGCCCGCGGCGACGGGCTGCGCATGGGCGAGGAAGCCGGCGGCGTCCAGGCGCTGGACCTCGCCAGCCCGGGCGCCTGGTGCCCGGTCTCGCGCGTCACATGGCCGGACGGGACCGACGGCACCTTTCCCCATATCATCGACCGAGGGAAGCCGGGGCTGATCGCGGTGCTGGCGGACGGGCGGCGCTTCTGCAACGAAGGGCTGGGCTACCACGATTTCGTCTCCGCCCTGCTGGCCGCGACCCCGCCGGGACGGGCGCCCGAGGCCTGGCTGATCTGCGATCACCGCTTCCTGCGCCGCTTCGGGCTGGGCATCGTCCGGCCGGCGCCGGTGCCGATCCGGCCCTGGCTTACCTCGGGCTATCTCAGGCGCGGCGACACGCCCGAGGCGCTGGCCGCGGCCTGCGGCATAGACCCGCACGGGCTGGCCGAGACCTTGCGGCGCTGGAACCGCGATGCGGCCGAGGGACGGGACCCCGATTTCGGCCGCGGCACCACCGCCTACATGCGCCTGCAGGGCGACCCCGAACAGCGGCCGAACCCCTGCGTCGCCCCCATCCTGCGCGCGCCCTTCTACGCGGTCCAGGTCGGCCCCGGCAGCTTCGGCACCTTCGCCGGGCTGCGCACCGATGCCGCCGCGCGGGTGCTGGACCGGGCCGGCCGGCCGATCGCCGGGCTCTATGCGGCGGGGACCGACATGGCCAGCGTCATGGGCGGGCACTATCCGGCGGGGGGCATCAACCTTGGCCCCGCCCTGACCTTCGGCCATATCGCCGCGCTGCATGCCGCGGACGCGCTCGACAAGGAACTGCCATGA
- a CDS encoding IclR family transcriptional regulator: MASVMERTLRILELLSRAPGGLPVGGVAAALDMPASAAHRMLGELQSLGYVRQSRAQGDYALTLRLAAMGAAWMGRAGLCDIAQPVLDSLAAQSGELVRLSVAEGDRLTWIAVAQGAVNGLRYDPASEQGETVNLAHSASGRAWLSALPEEVALARAAAQGLAPPDGATPGSALRIEDLARILRDSRAQGHATACDSFLAGMAAVAVPVVTESGAAGALSIAGPSARLTPARMRALAPALAAAAGRLAELAAGSAWLRGQA, from the coding sequence ATGGCCAGCGTGATGGAGCGGACGCTCCGCATCCTCGAACTGCTCAGCCGCGCGCCCGGCGGCTTGCCGGTCGGTGGCGTGGCGGCGGCGCTGGACATGCCGGCCAGCGCCGCGCATCGGATGCTGGGCGAATTGCAGTCGCTGGGCTATGTCCGCCAAAGTCGGGCGCAAGGCGATTACGCGCTGACGCTGCGGCTGGCGGCGATGGGGGCGGCGTGGATGGGCCGCGCGGGCCTTTGCGACATCGCGCAGCCGGTGCTGGACTCGCTTGCAGCGCAATCGGGGGAGCTGGTGCGGCTTTCGGTCGCCGAAGGGGACAGGCTGACCTGGATCGCGGTCGCGCAGGGGGCGGTGAACGGCCTGCGCTACGATCCCGCCAGCGAACAGGGCGAGACCGTCAACCTCGCCCACAGCGCCAGCGGGCGGGCCTGGCTCTCGGCCCTGCCCGAAGAGGTGGCCCTGGCCCGCGCCGCCGCCCAGGGATTGGCGCCGCCGGACGGCGCGACCCCGGGCAGCGCCCTGCGGATCGAGGATCTGGCCCGGATCCTGCGCGACAGCCGCGCCCAGGGCCATGCGACGGCCTGCGACAGCTTCCTGGCCGGAATGGCCGCGGTGGCGGTGCCGGTGGTGACGGAAAGCGGCGCGGCGGGGGCGCTGTCCATCGCCGGCCCCTCGGCGCGGCTGACGCCGGCGCGGATGCGGGCGCTGGCCCCTGCCCTTGCCGCAGCGGCCGGGCGGCTGGCCGAACTGGCGGCGGGCTCGGCTTGGCTCAGGGGCCAGGCATGA
- a CDS encoding sugar phosphate isomerase/epimerase family protein, translating to MTRPISLAHLSTIDLPPPRMIHLAAELGYDAVGLRLLRVTDTSPGYPLMDDPAMMAETLAALAETGLRVQDIEFLRFTPGIDLPALRPFLEAGQRLGARYAICAPYDPDLDRLAANLAAFAALSAPYGIRPVLEFFPWTNVPDLAAAIAVTEAAGDDRLGILVDALHLNRSGSDPALMAGLPAHRLPFLHLCDAPVHPPYTTEELLFAGREERLAPGDGQIDIAAILAQAPADVPVALEIPMTALAREKGCAHTAAHGLRRMRELLKR from the coding sequence ATGACCCGCCCGATCTCGCTGGCCCATCTCAGCACCATCGACCTGCCGCCGCCGCGGATGATCCACCTTGCCGCCGAACTGGGCTACGACGCCGTCGGCCTGCGCCTGCTGCGGGTGACCGACACCAGCCCCGGCTATCCGCTGATGGACGATCCCGCCATGATGGCCGAAACCCTGGCCGCCCTGGCGGAGACCGGCCTGCGGGTACAGGACATCGAATTCCTGCGCTTCACCCCCGGGATCGACCTGCCCGCCCTGCGCCCCTTCCTGGAGGCCGGGCAGCGTCTGGGCGCGCGCTACGCGATCTGCGCGCCCTACGATCCCGACCTGGACCGGCTGGCCGCCAATCTGGCCGCTTTCGCCGCACTGTCCGCGCCTTACGGCATCCGCCCGGTGCTGGAATTCTTCCCCTGGACCAACGTGCCCGATCTGGCCGCCGCCATCGCGGTGACCGAGGCGGCGGGCGACGACCGGCTGGGGATCCTGGTCGATGCGCTGCACCTGAACCGCTCGGGCAGCGATCCGGCGCTGATGGCGGGCCTGCCCGCGCATCGCCTGCCTTTCCTGCATCTCTGCGACGCGCCGGTGCATCCGCCCTATACGACCGAAGAGCTGCTCTTCGCCGGGCGCGAGGAACGGCTGGCGCCCGGCGACGGCCAGATCGACATCGCCGCGATCCTGGCGCAGGCGCCCGCTGACGTGCCGGTCGCCCTGGAAATCCCGATGACCGCGCTGGCCCGGGAAAAAGGTTGCGCCCATACCGCCGCCCATGGCTTGCGGCGCATGAGGGAGCTTCTGAAGCGCTAG
- a CDS encoding shikimate dehydrogenase family protein, protein MIRGTTRLIAHVGYPTHTFKSPMIYNPWFQRRGIDAVVVPMGCKAEDYPQFIRLVFRLSNIQGALITMPHKTTTLAVADRVSVTARIAGAANALRLAEDGALEADMFDGEGFVRGVLGKGQALQDRAALVVGAGGVGSAIAASLARAGVARLALYDPNDGNAQALAARIAAAYPGIALQTGSNDPEGFDLVVNASPLGMNPDDPLPMDPERIDPATFVGEVVLKSEITPLLAAARARGCRYQIGTDMLFEQIPAYLEYFGFPKPSVAELRESAAISY, encoded by the coding sequence ATGATCCGCGGCACCACTCGACTGATCGCCCATGTGGGCTATCCGACCCACACCTTCAAATCCCCGATGATCTACAACCCGTGGTTCCAGCGGCGCGGCATCGACGCCGTGGTCGTGCCGATGGGCTGCAAGGCCGAGGACTATCCCCAGTTCATCCGGCTGGTCTTCCGCCTGTCGAACATCCAGGGCGCGCTGATCACCATGCCGCACAAGACCACGACCCTGGCCGTGGCCGACCGGGTGTCGGTGACGGCCCGGATCGCCGGCGCCGCCAATGCGCTGCGGCTGGCCGAGGACGGCGCGCTGGAAGCCGACATGTTCGACGGCGAGGGCTTCGTCCGCGGCGTCCTGGGCAAGGGCCAGGCGCTGCAGGACCGTGCGGCGCTGGTCGTCGGCGCCGGCGGCGTCGGCTCGGCCATCGCCGCCTCGCTGGCCCGGGCGGGGGTGGCGCGGCTGGCGCTTTACGATCCGAACGACGGCAATGCCCAGGCGCTGGCCGCCCGCATCGCCGCCGCCTATCCGGGGATCGCGCTTCAGACCGGCTCGAACGACCCGGAGGGCTTCGACCTGGTGGTGAACGCCTCGCCCCTGGGCATGAACCCGGACGATCCGCTGCCGATGGACCCCGAACGCATCGACCCGGCGACCTTCGTCGGCGAGGTGGTGCTGAAATCCGAGATCACCCCGCTTCTGGCCGCCGCCCGCGCGCGCGGTTGCCGCTACCAGATCGGCACCGACATGCTGTTCGAGCAGATCCCGGCCTATCTGGAGTATTTCGGCTTTCCCAAGCCCAGCGTCGCCGAACTGCGCGAAAGCGCGGCCATCAGCTATTGA
- a CDS encoding MFS transporter produces MTSSSPAAAGRSQSSKAAASGWIGSALEYYDFFIYATAASLVFPQIFFPSENPRVAIVASLATYGVGYVARPIGAFVLGHWGDTHGRKNVLILCMFLMGISTLLVGLLPTYQQVGILAPILLVILRLVQGFAVAGEISGASSMVLEHAPFGRRGFFASFTLQGVQAGQILAAAVFLPLAHFMPDDAFNSWGWRIPFLLSFLVIIAGWIIRREVDETPAFKKEEASHTKPQSPVVEAIQTSWPDMIRVICMALMNTIPVVATVFGAAYAVQAAYGIGFHKDVYLWIPVMGNILACVIIPMVGNLSDRIGRRPPIIVGALGSGLLAFGYLYAISIHSVPLAILMSLLMWGVVYQGYNAVFPSFYPELFRTRTRVSSMAISQNIGTTITALLPALFATVAPPGSNNVPMIVGSIAFAICCIAAAAAWSARETYRIRIEDLGDPAAEPVPPAEYARLRAQALAAR; encoded by the coding sequence ATGACCTCATCATCCCCCGCCGCGGCGGGCAGGAGCCAGTCCAGCAAGGCCGCGGCCAGCGGCTGGATCGGCTCGGCGCTAGAATATTACGACTTCTTCATCTATGCGACCGCCGCTTCGCTGGTTTTCCCGCAGATCTTCTTTCCGTCGGAAAACCCGCGCGTGGCCATCGTCGCCTCGCTCGCGACCTATGGCGTCGGCTATGTCGCCCGCCCCATCGGCGCCTTCGTGCTGGGCCATTGGGGCGACACCCACGGCCGCAAGAACGTGCTGATCCTGTGCATGTTCCTGATGGGCATCTCGACCCTGCTCGTCGGCCTTCTGCCGACCTATCAGCAGGTCGGCATCCTGGCTCCGATCCTGCTGGTGATCCTGCGCCTGGTGCAGGGCTTTGCCGTCGCCGGCGAGATCTCGGGCGCAAGCTCGATGGTGCTGGAGCACGCCCCCTTCGGCCGCCGCGGCTTCTTCGCCAGCTTCACGCTGCAGGGCGTGCAGGCCGGCCAGATCCTGGCCGCCGCCGTCTTCCTGCCGCTGGCGCATTTCATGCCCGACGACGCCTTCAACAGCTGGGGCTGGCGGATTCCGTTCCTTCTGAGCTTCCTGGTCATCATCGCCGGCTGGATCATCCGCCGCGAGGTCGACGAGACCCCGGCCTTCAAGAAGGAAGAGGCAAGCCACACCAAGCCGCAATCCCCGGTGGTCGAGGCGATCCAGACCAGCTGGCCCGACATGATCCGCGTGATCTGCATGGCGCTGATGAACACGATCCCGGTCGTCGCCACCGTCTTCGGTGCCGCCTATGCGGTGCAGGCGGCCTATGGCATCGGCTTCCACAAGGACGTCTATCTGTGGATCCCGGTGATGGGCAACATCCTGGCATGCGTCATCATCCCCATGGTCGGCAACCTGTCGGACCGCATCGGCCGCCGCCCGCCGATCATCGTCGGGGCGCTGGGGTCGGGCCTGCTGGCCTTCGGCTATCTCTATGCGATCTCGATCCATTCGGTGCCGCTGGCGATCCTGATGTCGCTGCTGATGTGGGGCGTGGTCTATCAGGGCTACAACGCGGTTTTCCCCAGCTTCTATCCCGAACTGTTCCGCACCCGGACCCGCGTGTCCTCGATGGCGATCTCGCAGAACATCGGCACCACCATCACCGCGCTGCTGCCGGCCCTGTTCGCCACCGTCGCACCGCCCGGGTCGAACAATGTGCCGATGATCGTGGGCTCGATCGCCTTCGCCATCTGCTGCATCGCCGCCGCGGCCGCCTGGTCCGCCCGCGAGACCTACCGGATCCGCATCGAGGATCTGGGCGATCCCGCCGCCGAACCGGTGCCCCCGGCGGAATACGCCCGCCTGCGCGCCCAGGCGCTGGCCGCACGCTGA
- a CDS encoding MFS transporter, whose amino-acid sequence MTMQTPETKASRFGWVAVLCWIAVVLDGFDLVVLGALIPTLTGDETPFMTKPEATFVSTISLVGMTLGALMIGALTDRAGRRRAMIWAVAAFSLTTLACAFTQNWWQLSIFRFLAGFGLGGCLPTAIAMVTEFSRGRTGKASTRLMTGYHVGAVATALLGLLLLPVLGWRSMFVAGALPGLALLPLMVRHLPESPAFLLAQGRRAEAERIARDNGLQLEAAAEAAILQDRTTSGALFRAPFLRNSLGIWVTSFMGLLLVYGLNTWLPTLMVEAGYGLSRGLWFLLLMNVGAVLGLLVAGAVGDRIGLKSAAILWFLGSAVLLAALSVKVPVLALYPMVFVTGCFVFSAQVLVYAYTAANHPPAVRATALGMAAGIGRLGAISGPLIGGTLVSLGVGHPWGFYIFAAVGLFAMLAIATTRVMRQKI is encoded by the coding sequence ATGACCATGCAAACGCCGGAAACCAAGGCGTCCCGCTTCGGCTGGGTCGCCGTCCTGTGCTGGATCGCCGTGGTCCTGGACGGGTTCGACCTGGTGGTGCTGGGCGCGCTGATCCCCACCCTGACCGGGGACGAGACCCCGTTCATGACCAAGCCCGAGGCGACCTTCGTCTCGACCATCAGCCTGGTCGGCATGACCCTGGGGGCGCTGATGATCGGCGCCCTGACCGACCGCGCCGGCCGCCGGCGCGCAATGATCTGGGCGGTCGCCGCCTTTTCGCTGACGACGCTGGCCTGCGCCTTCACGCAGAACTGGTGGCAGCTTTCGATCTTTCGCTTCCTGGCCGGCTTCGGCCTGGGGGGCTGCCTGCCCACGGCCATCGCCATGGTGACCGAGTTTTCGCGCGGCCGCACCGGCAAGGCCTCGACCCGGCTGATGACCGGCTATCATGTCGGCGCCGTCGCCACGGCGCTGCTGGGGCTGCTGCTGCTGCCGGTGCTGGGCTGGCGCTCGATGTTCGTGGCGGGCGCCTTGCCGGGGCTGGCGCTGCTGCCGCTGATGGTCCGCCACCTGCCCGAGTCGCCGGCCTTCCTGCTGGCGCAGGGCCGCCGCGCCGAGGCCGAGAGGATCGCACGGGACAACGGCCTGCAGCTGGAAGCCGCCGCCGAAGCCGCGATCCTTCAGGACCGGACCACCAGCGGCGCGCTGTTCCGCGCGCCCTTCCTGCGCAATTCGCTGGGCATCTGGGTGACCTCATTCATGGGGCTGCTGCTGGTCTATGGGCTGAACACCTGGCTGCCGACCCTGATGGTCGAGGCGGGCTACGGCCTTAGCCGCGGGCTGTGGTTCCTGCTTCTGATGAATGTCGGTGCGGTGCTGGGCCTGCTGGTCGCGGGCGCGGTCGGCGACCGGATCGGGCTGAAGAGCGCGGCCATCCTGTGGTTCCTGGGCAGCGCGGTGCTGCTTGCGGCGCTGTCGGTCAAGGTGCCGGTGCTGGCGCTTTACCCGATGGTCTTCGTCACCGGCTGCTTCGTCTTCTCGGCGCAGGTTCTGGTCTATGCCTATACGGCGGCGAACCACCCGCCCGCCGTGCGCGCCACCGCCCTGGGCATGGCGGCGGGCATCGGGCGGCTGGGGGCGATCTCGGGCCCGCTCATCGGAGGCACGCTGGTCTCGCTGGGAGTGGGTCACCCTTGGGGCTTCTATATCTTCGCCGCGGTCGGGCTGTTCGCGATGCTGGCCATCGCCACCACGCGGGTGATGCGGCAGAAGATCTGA
- a CDS encoding Hsp70 family protein — MSSISVGIDLGTTHSLIAVFDAENGATLVRNGDGAALTPSVVGLSDDGTLLVGGPAHAQRLRKPAQTHAAFKRHMGTGKEFALGRQRLSAPQLSALVLRKLHTDLEAAYPGAEIDALVISVPAYFSSAQREATMLAAELAGLPRPRLVNEPTAAALAYGLNEREGEQTFIVLDLGGGTFDVSIIEMFEGVMEVRASSGDAMLGGGDFTACLRRDIVERLQLDGRPLSAAEQARIEAAAEALKRHLSRAEQAEATIALDDGPQDYRIDRRRFEELCAGLLMRMRRPIERCLYDARLEVGEIDRVMLVGGATRMTMIRGLVSRMLRRLPESGLDPDEVVALGAAVQAGLAARNTALADMVMTDVAPFSLGIASRIATESGIIEGGFAPIIERNTTLPASRMQQFTTIQDNQDMIEIAVYQGEAPIAVENVLIGKTHVAMPRGKAGTQQIEVRFSYDSSGLLHVRITVLSTGAQTDLVIEGSAAALSPAERRRRLQELAAYMLHPREDGDNLALSERLKGLYAMFLGADRAYVAELIARFETALNEQDPRRIADLRKELARTADELERSYVR; from the coding sequence ATGTCGTCTATTTCTGTCGGGATCGATTTGGGAACGACCCATTCGCTGATCGCGGTCTTTGATGCCGAGAATGGCGCGACGCTGGTGCGGAACGGCGACGGCGCGGCGCTGACGCCTTCGGTCGTCGGGCTCAGCGACGACGGCACCCTGCTGGTGGGCGGGCCGGCCCATGCGCAGCGGTTGCGAAAGCCCGCACAGACCCACGCGGCGTTCAAGCGCCACATGGGCACCGGCAAGGAATTCGCGCTTGGCCGCCAGCGCCTTTCGGCGCCCCAGCTTTCGGCGCTGGTGCTGCGCAAGCTGCATACCGATCTGGAGGCCGCCTATCCCGGCGCGGAGATCGACGCGCTGGTCATTTCGGTTCCGGCCTATTTCTCATCGGCGCAGCGCGAGGCGACGATGCTGGCGGCCGAACTGGCAGGCCTGCCGCGGCCCCGGCTGGTGAACGAGCCGACCGCGGCGGCACTGGCCTATGGGCTGAACGAACGCGAGGGCGAGCAGACCTTCATCGTCCTGGATCTGGGCGGCGGCACCTTCGACGTCTCGATCATCGAGATGTTCGAGGGCGTGATGGAGGTGCGCGCGAGTTCCGGCGATGCGATGCTGGGAGGCGGGGATTTCACCGCCTGCCTGCGGCGCGACATCGTCGAACGGCTTCAACTGGACGGGCGCCCGCTTTCGGCCGCCGAACAGGCGCGGATCGAGGCCGCGGCCGAGGCGCTGAAACGGCATCTGTCGCGGGCCGAGCAGGCCGAGGCCACCATCGCGCTGGACGACGGGCCGCAGGACTATCGCATCGACCGCCGGCGTTTCGAGGAATTGTGCGCCGGGCTTCTGATGCGCATGCGCCGCCCGATCGAGCGCTGTCTCTACGATGCCCGGTTGGAGGTGGGCGAAATCGACCGCGTGATGCTGGTCGGCGGCGCCACCCGCATGACGATGATCCGCGGCCTCGTCTCGCGCATGCTGCGCCGGCTGCCGGAAAGCGGGCTCGACCCGGACGAGGTGGTGGCGCTGGGGGCGGCGGTTCAGGCCGGGCTTGCGGCGCGCAATACCGCCCTGGCCGACATGGTGATGACGGATGTCGCGCCCTTCTCGCTGGGGATCGCAAGCCGGATCGCGACCGAAAGCGGCATCATCGAAGGAGGGTTCGCCCCGATCATCGAGCGAAACACCACCCTGCCCGCCTCGCGCATGCAGCAGTTCACGACGATTCAGGACAACCAGGACATGATCGAAATCGCCGTCTATCAGGGCGAAGCGCCGATCGCGGTCGAGAACGTGCTGATCGGCAAGACCCATGTCGCCATGCCGAGGGGCAAGGCCGGCACGCAGCAGATCGAGGTGCGGTTTTCCTACGACTCCAGCGGGCTTTTGCATGTGCGCATCACCGTTCTGTCCACGGGCGCCCAGACCGATCTGGTGATCGAAGGCAGCGCCGCGGCCCTGAGCCCGGCCGAGCGCAGGCGCAGGCTGCAGGAGCTCGCGGCCTATATGCTCCATCCGCGCGAGGACGGCGACAATCTGGCGCTCTCGGAGCGTCTTAAGGGCTTGTACGCGATGTTCCTCGGCGCAGACCGGGCCTATGTGGCCGAGCTGATCGCGCGGTTCGAGACGGCCCTGAACGAGCAGGATCCGCGCCGGATCGCCGATCTGCGCAAGGAACTGGCCCGGACGGCGGACGAGTTGGAGCGATCCTATGTCCGATGA
- a CDS encoding LysR family transcriptional regulator — MKELTLRQVEVVRAVMIAGTIQGAANLLNVSAPGISRLVKHTEDALGVRLFERKAGVFVPAVEASAIFEMLNQLHRQMANLHDAVSSLQKGEDFTLAFASAPSIAQFIAARVIRSLRTRFPDIRIDLNILKIEETLDYLLLERGEVVIMSSPIDNPAVENVPLVEGRIVAILPEGHELAAQDSVSVHDLMRFPFIGVDPGDPYGALLAQPFVEAGLEPRHAMRGRFAQTMVSLVRHGLGVAIIDEFSVAEVYMPGLIRRPLREKAGLTAYSVQKRGRQLSSFAEFTVSRFRLEMGRARARERWDEATN, encoded by the coding sequence ATGAAGGAACTGACGCTGAGACAGGTCGAGGTGGTGCGCGCGGTGATGATCGCGGGCACGATCCAGGGCGCGGCGAATTTGCTGAACGTCTCGGCCCCGGGCATCAGCCGCCTGGTCAAGCATACCGAGGATGCCCTGGGGGTGCGCCTGTTCGAGCGCAAGGCCGGCGTCTTCGTTCCGGCCGTCGAGGCGAGCGCCATCTTCGAGATGCTGAACCAGCTGCACCGCCAGATGGCGAACCTGCACGATGCGGTGTCGTCCCTGCAGAAAGGCGAGGATTTCACGCTGGCCTTCGCCTCGGCCCCCTCGATCGCGCAATTCATCGCCGCGCGGGTGATCCGCAGCCTGCGCACCCGCTTTCCCGACATCCGCATCGATCTGAACATCCTCAAGATCGAGGAAACCCTGGACTACCTGCTACTCGAGCGCGGCGAGGTGGTGATCATGAGTTCGCCCATCGACAATCCCGCGGTCGAGAACGTGCCGCTGGTCGAGGGCCGGATCGTCGCCATCCTGCCCGAGGGGCATGAGCTGGCGGCGCAGGACAGCGTTTCCGTCCATGACCTGATGCGGTTCCCCTTCATCGGCGTCGATCCGGGCGACCCCTACGGCGCCCTGTTGGCGCAGCCCTTCGTCGAGGCGGGACTGGAGCCGCGCCACGCCATGCGCGGGCGCTTTGCGCAGACCATGGTCAGCCTGGTGCGGCACGGGCTAGGGGTGGCGATCATCGACGAATTCTCGGTGGCCGAGGTCTATATGCCCGGCCTGATCCGCCGCCCCCTGCGCGAAAAGGCCGGGCTGACCGCCTATTCCGTGCAGAAGCGCGGCCGGCAGCTGTCCAGCTTCGCCGAATTCACCGTATCGCGCTTTCGGCTGGAAATGGGCCGGGCGCGGGCCCGCGAACGATGGGATGAAGCGACAAATTAA